In the Coturnix japonica isolate 7356 chromosome 6, Coturnix japonica 2.1, whole genome shotgun sequence genome, one interval contains:
- the KIFBP gene encoding KIF-binding protein, whose protein sequence is MLHKVSRVAVTAGGGRGSRDAGRVNGGGGGDKMAAAGGWWAAACEKFRNAKTLSDVESRKDPETEPYRSKYSARALLQEVKQQLSAAEDCSEPRLLAVRRAVLEFELGVNHTDTEELSAGEEHLQRCTQLLEPHRLNRDCVSLYIQAQNNLGILWSERDEIKTGQTYLESAEALYNQYMKEDGNPPLDPSEHFMAEGEEKLTDQERSKRFEKAYTHTLYYLAQVYQHLEMTEKAAQYCHTTLKRQLEYCGYYPVEWALNAATLSQYYLSKQCFMESRHCLAAASVIFSQAGQVPSSEDNETEQEQQDLRQRKAEIARCWIKYCLNLLQSARKLLEDNVGELDPDRQLELKAQRKKEEDEKENGRKKAVLFGTSDICDSVLAMEEKVSSLYPLDFQEAREIFLVGQNYVQEAKEFFQVDGYVTDHIQIVQDHSALFKVLAFFEEDYERRCKMHKRRIDMLEPLYADLNPQYYLLITRQLQFELADTYYEMMDLKVAIGNRLEELDSHTIKKINSLAQLAIKYYELFLDSLRSPDKVFPEELEEDVLRPAMVAKFHIARLYGKIITSDSKKQLENMQLSFVYYMFLVNYCEKHPDAVHAIETELELSKEMVGLLPARMERLRAKLCPFI, encoded by the exons ATGTTGCACAAAGTCTCGCGGGTCGCCGTGACGGCGGGAGGGGGGCGGGGCTCGCGTGACGCGGGGCGGGTgaacggcggcggcggcggcgacaagatggcggcggcgggcggctgGTGGGCCGCGGCGTGCGAGAAGTTTCGCAACGCCAAGACGCTGTCGGACGTGGAGTCCCGTAAGGACCCGGAGACGGAGCCCTACCGCTCCAAGTACAGCGCCCGAGcgctgctgcaggaggtgaagcagcagctgagcgCCGCCGAGGATTGCAGCGAGCCGCGGCTGCTGGCCGTGAGGCGGGCCGTGCTGGAGTTCGAGCTGGGCGTCAACCACACCGACACCGAGGAGCTGTCGGCGGGAGAGGAACATCTGCAGCGCTGCACGCAGCTGCTCGAGCCGCACCGACTGAACCGGGACTGCGTGTCACTCTACATCCAGGCACAG AACAATCTAGGTATCCTATGGTCCGAAAGGGATGAAATTAAAACTGGCCAGACTTACTTGGAATCTGCAGAAGCCTTGTATAATCAGTACATGAAAGAG GATGGAAATCCTCCCTTGGATCCCAGTGAACATTTCAtggcagaaggagaagaaaagctcaCAGACCAAGAAAGATCAAAAAG ATTTGAAAAAGCCTATACACATACACTGTATTATCTGGCCCAAGTCTACCAGCACCTGGAGATGACTGAGAAGGCTGCTCAGTATTGTCATACTACTCTTAAGCGACAGCTTGAGTACTGCGGCTACTACCCGGTAGAATGGGCGCTCAACGCTGCTACCTTGTCACAGTACTATCTTTCCAAG CAATGCTTTATGGAGTCCCgacactgcttagcagcagccAGCGTCATCTTCAGCCAGGCTGGACAGGTGCCATCTTCTGAAGACA ATGAAACGGAGCAAGAGCAGCAGGACCTTAGacagagaaaagctgaaattgCAAGGTGCTGGATTAAGTATTGCTTGAATCTTCTGCAGAGCGCTCGGAAATTACTTGAG GACAACGTAGGAGAGCTGGATCCAGACAGGCAATTGGAACTTAAAGcccaaaggaagaaagaagaagatgaaaaagagaaTGGCAGGAAAAAGGCTGTGCTTTTTGGGACGAGTGATATATGTGACTCTGTGTTAGCCATGGAAGAAAAAGTGAGCAGCCTATACCCTTTAGATTTTCAGGAAGCCAGAGAAATCTTTCTAGTGGGTCAGAATTATGTTCAGGAAGCAAAAGAGTTTTTTCAGGTGGATGGTTACGTTACTGACCATATTCAAATCGTTCAGGATCACAGTGCTTTGTTTAAGGTACttgctttctttgaagaagACTATGAGAGACGTTGCAAAATGCACAAGCGTAGAATAGACATGTTGGAGCCTTTATATGCAGACCTGAACCCACAGTACTACCTGTTAATCACTAGGCAGCTTCAGTTTGAACTAGCAGATACCTATTATGAGATGATGGATTTGAAGGTAGCTATTGGTAACAGGTTAGAAGAGTTAGACTCgcacacaattaaaaaaattaacagtcTGGCTCAGTTAGCCATCAAATATTATGAACTCTTCTTAGATTCACTGAGGAGCCCAGATAAGGTGTTTCCTGAGGAGCTCGAGGAAGATGTTCTTCGCCCTGCAATGGTGGCTAAATTTCATATTGCACGACTGTATGGTAAAATTATTACTTCTGATagcaaaaagcagctggaaaatatGCAGCTGTCATTCGTGTATTACATGTTTCTGGTAAACTATTGTGAGAAGCACCCAGATGCTGTCCATGCTATTGAAACTGAGCTAGAACTCAGTAAGGAGATGGTGGGTCTTCTTCCAGCAAGAATGGAGAGGCTAAGAGCAAAACTGTGTCCATTCATCTAA